CGAGGCAGTCTCATTTTAGGGCATATTGGCACCACGAAATCGGTCAAAGCCCACTGGTTGGGTTCAGAAGTTATCTGGGAGTTCCGTCACAAGAACTGGCGTGGTTTCTAAGTAAATTCGTTCATCGATTAATCATCATACAAGACATGTGAGTCGGAACTTCGAAGTTGGCATATAATCTCCCGCGATACCTGTCCACATCCAGCTAATCGGGGTATCGCTATGACAAGCATAGCTTTGTTCTAGCAATACTGAGCCGCATCCTGTGAGATTACCGTCACATCCGACTTCAGACATTAGTAACTCTTAGTCTCATAGAACGAACCGAGGGCTTGCTGTCGATCACTGACTCTTCTCACACTCCCTCAGCCATTGGTTTCCTCATAATTAAGACGGCGAATCATGTATCGTGAAAGTTATTATATGACCTTCCTTACATCTAAGAGTGGGAACTATAGCAGCCACTGCAAGTCACTTCGCACCTGATCGCACAGCCGTCGTGCGATCAGTGTGTAAATAGGTGCAGTTGTTACTATATCTAAATATGACCGAATCAAACTAGACTTACTCAAACGACAGTGTTTTGATCGGTGGGTCTAGGACGTAGCGACCCTCCGAACGGAGGTTGTTGCGTAGCAGGAACATCGTAGAGATAATCGATATCAGTCCCGACTGCTACCTTCGAGCGGAAAATCAGTAACCGAGAACCCCTGGGTGCACACCTTTTCTTCCGATGTGAATTCCAAATAGGTGGCTAAAATCCCGTGTTTTTCTTACTTTCAAAAACAATCAAAATCGAATACTCGGGTGATTAGACGACGGTCTTTGAGATGTTGAGTTTGGCGTCGGACCCGTGTAAAACGCTGATCCAGGAACCCCCACTTGGGCCAATGTCGCCTGTGAGTTCATTGCTATCCCAATCGGTGACAACGGTCACGGTTGCTTCGAATGCCTCTTCGATGCCAAGATCAGGTTGCTTTCTCGGTGGTGATCCATCCTCCTCTGCTCCAGCAAAACCATCGAACTCCAACGCCTCGTCGTAGACGACTTCCCCGGTATCGACGTTAGTGATCATGACGTCGATCATAACTTGATCTTCGTACCGATTGCTGACGGAGATGTACGTTGGCTCTTCACCTTCGGCATCCAGACAGCCAACTGTGAGTATTGTTCCGGCGGCTGTCGCGTTTCTCAGGAACGACCGACGTGTGTCGAGCATCAATTCAATATTCTTCATTTAACCAACGAGTAGCTTCTGATTCGGTACACTCGGAGAGGTCAGGTGTCCAGTTGGGATCCCCTGACGGGTCATCTTCGTACCCACAGAATTCAGACGGTGGGGGATTGGTGCCAACCCCGGGAAGCGAAAGTGCATACCCCGTCGCCATCGGCGTAATAGTTGCCTGAAACAAGGAGTCCTCAACGTGACCACAGGAATGATCGTCACTTCTTGGACCGTGCGTTCCTGGACAGTTGTCGTCGCCGTTCATCAACGAGTGGAGGAGTTCGTGCTTGACTGCATTCCTAAATGCACTCTCGCTCCCAACAATACTCTCCATAAGCTGCGCATTGACGACTGCGTAGCAGGTATCATCGGAGCGGAGCCGACTCCGGCTGGCACCCATTGTGACATCGCTGTCCAAGTCGCGTTTGTAGAGAAGGAGCCCCTGATTCCCATCGGGAATGAAGTCGACGTTGACTCCAGGTACATCCTCATCCTCAAGTTCACTCAGATAACCATCGTAGTCATCGTGGTCGGGCCCATCTCGTTTGCCGCGAGGTGTAGCTGATGAGTCAGTCCCAAGTTGGTCTGCGAGATTTCCAATGGCGTCCGACGCTACGATGAGGGTGTCATTGTCGACATCCTCGTCCCTGAACAATGTTACATCCAACGCTGGACTGGACATTAGCAACCCACCCCCGTTGTGATGTCGATAAACAAAAGTTCCGGACCGATTCTCGCCCAGCGACTATCATCAAGTGGCGCGGCCGGATCGATCCCAATGCGCTTGAGGAACTGTGTGACTGCCTCGCTCGGCTCACCTTTCTCGGTGATACCCCCCTCACTTGCAAATGTGAGTATATCTTGCTCTTGAGTTGAGAGTAGAGACAGTTGATCGTCCAGAACGAGTTGCTCAGTGGAGAACCACTCGTCGAATTCCGCAGCCGTCTTCGCGACAGATTCGGTACGGACGTGGTAAATCGCTACGTTTGCCTGCGTTGATCTGAGGGAAAGTCGGTAGTAGTCCCCGGTTTCGTCTTGGACATAGTGTGGGAAATCCACGCCGGCCAACTGGGTTGGGACGTTCTCTGACGCGCCGAACACGTACCCGCGCTGGCGGGGCATTGTGTCGTCGACTGAAGTGTTGGTTTCCGTTTCGAGAAGGTGCAGATACCGCTCACGGCCGATCGCACCATGAATTGCTTCCCAAGCAGCGGAGGTAAACTCGTCAATCGAGGTGATGGAATCCGTTCCGGGTTCCTTTCCATCTACGGATTCTGCGACGAGTACCGGCGCCTCTCTTGTTTTACGACCGGAAAATGAAACGTTGTACTGGTAATATTCGTCGTCGACGACGAAGCCAGTACCACGAACCCATGGTCGTTCGTACCGAGTGGTTCGACCGGTTTCGATAGCGGTGTTGATCGTCGACTGTGAATCATCGGCGAGCGTCTCGAACTGATCAGGCACGACCGCGGCGGGTGATCTGTCGCCGTATCGTTCGACTTCGACAGTCAGGTGCCGAGTTGCACTCTCGGTCTCGTCCGGGGTTCGTTGTTGATCCCCATTGCGAGCAGCGGCAACCGTGGTTAATCCAGCAGTTGCCGAAGCTCCTGCCGCAGCGAGAACTGTACGACGGCGGAGTGGGTTGTCTTTCGACATACAATATATTGTTATAATATAGTATTAAAAGGTATCTATTAAGTTAATGAGAATATTTACTAGAGTTAGTTAATATAGTATTTGCTGTGTTTTATTAAATAAGGAGATCTAACGGACCTTTTGATTTGGGTACAATATTTCAGGCCAGCGTCTGTCTTTTGCCGCCTCGAAGTCGACTTCAGGAACTCCGTGGAGGTGTTATAGACGATTACTCGAAATACCGGTGTGGTCGAAATAGTAGGGGAGTCGTGGTTGAGTGGAGTCCAGAAATTGAACAACAGTTGCCCCGTCCCGAGGTAAAAGACACAGGCCTGTGGACTAACAGAGTCATATTGACCAATGGAATCCTACTTCAGCTATCAGATCGCCGTCTCAATACGCCACCAGTACCGGTCCTGATAGGGGAGCTGTCGAAGATTTCGCTCTGCAACGTCTATGTTGGTGTTGCAGACTGACCACGTCCCGCCCCCTTCGATCTCGAGATTGTCACGGACGTTTATTGCCTTGCTCTCGGCGTATTCCACCTCATCGGAGGTGTCGGACTCGTGCCCAGCGATTCCCACTCCTACCTCTCGCTCCGCGGCGAAGACGGGATGATCCCACTCGAGTCCCTTGGCTACATCGTACTCGTCGTCACGCTGGTCGCCTACCTGCTCACCGAATCCGTATCTGGGTATCGTGCCTCCCGTCAAGGATGAGTAGCTGAATCTCGAGTTCCTGTCCGTCTTGGGCGGTACTAGCGGAACTGCGGTGCAACCTCCTCACCGAGTCGGCGGACGCACTCGACCATCGCATCGGTTCCGACACCCGGGTGTGCCGTCCGGAAAATGAAGTGGATGTCGTCGCCGAGCGCATCACGGTAGGACTCGAGTTCCGCCGTCACCTGCTCGGGGGTGCCAAAGATAGCCTGCTCCTTCAGCTCCTGTTTTCGCTCGTCGTCGAGGTCCTCGACGGACTCACCCGAGAATATTTCCTCGTAGCGGCGCTGGATGTAGAAGTAGCCGTCGCGCATGGTTTCCCAGGCGTCCTCGCGAGAGTCGCCGACCCAGCCGTGCTGGAGGACGTAGACCGTGAACTCGCCGTCGATACCTTCTTCGTCGCGAACTCGGCGGATGTCCTCGACGCGCTTTCGTACGCCCGCAACAGGCAGCGAGGAGGGCGCACACCAGCCCTCCGCAGTGCGAGCGGCGCGCCGCACGGCCGGCTTGGCCGCCCCGCCGAGCATGATCGGAACCGAGTCGCCGGTCGGCTTCGGCGTGATCGAGACATCTGTCGGGATGTCGTGGAAACTCGAGTTGTACTCGAGTTCCCCCGCACTCCAGGCACCGTCGAGAAACGAAACGAGGTCGGCGAGGCGTTCCGCACGCTCTTCACGAGGGACACCGAAGACGTCGAACTCGTCAGGGTTCGAGCCAATTGCGAGGCCGAGCGTGAGTCGGCCGTCCGAGAGCAGGTCGACCGTCGCGGCGTCCTCTGCGAGATGGATCGGGTCGTACAGCGGGCCGAGCGCGACACAGCTTCCGATTTCGATCTCCTCGGTGTCGGCGGCCATCGCGCCGAGTGTTGGCATCGTCCCGGAGAGGTAGCCGTCCTCGGCGAAGTGGTGTTCGGAGACCCACGCGCTGTCGAGTCCGGCGGCTTCGGCTTCGCGTGTGACCGTCCGAAGTTCGTCGTACAGCGCGGCCATCTCGCGGTCGTCGTCCGGTCGCCGTTGGCCGGTGAAGAGGCCAGTACCGAGTTTCATACGCCAACGTG
This genomic stretch from Natrialba magadii ATCC 43099 harbors:
- a CDS encoding LLM class flavin-dependent oxidoreductase, giving the protein MKLGTGLFTGQRRPDDDREMAALYDELRTVTREAEAAGLDSAWVSEHHFAEDGYLSGTMPTLGAMAADTEEIEIGSCVALGPLYDPIHLAEDAATVDLLSDGRLTLGLAIGSNPDEFDVFGVPREERAERLADLVSFLDGAWSAGELEYNSSFHDIPTDVSITPKPTGDSVPIMLGGAAKPAVRRAARTAEGWCAPSSLPVAGVRKRVEDIRRVRDEEGIDGEFTVYVLQHGWVGDSREDAWETMRDGYFYIQRRYEEIFSGESVEDLDDERKQELKEQAIFGTPEQVTAELESYRDALGDDIHFIFRTAHPGVGTDAMVECVRRLGEEVAPQFR